In Streptomyces sp. NBC_00683, the DNA window ACATCGACGAGGACTCCCGCAGCTCCGACTCCCTGCGCGGGGCGGGCACGCCCGAGCGCCTGGCCGCCGGGGTCGAGGAACTGCGGATGGCGGGAGCCGAGTCGCTCATCTGGGCCTGCACAGGCGGCAGCTTCGCCTACGGGTGGGACGGGGCCCACGAACAGATGGCGACCCTCGCCAGGACTGCGGGGCTGCCCGCGTCCAGTACGTCCCTCGCCTTCACGCACGCCGTGGGGGAGCTGGGTGCCACCAGGGTCGCGGTCGCCGCGACGTACCCCGAGGACGTGGCCGCGCTCTTCGCGGACTTCCTCGGGGCCGCGGGCATCGAAGTGGCGTCGACCCGGGGCAACGGCATCATCAGTGCCGCCGAGGCCGCCACCGTGGACCTGGAGCGGGTGAAGGAACTGGCCGTGGCCGGGGACCATCCCGACGCCGAGGTGGTGCTGCTCCCGGACAACGCCCTGCACACCACGGCCCACATCCCCGAGCTGGAGGAACTCCTCGGCAAGCCGGTCCTCACCGCGAACCAGGTGGCGGTCTGGGAAGGGCTCCGGCTGGCCGACCGCCGGGTCTGGGCACCCACGCTCGGCACGCTCTTCGCCACCCGCGAGCCCCCGCTCGGAGCCGCCGAGCACCGGGGCATCGAGGTACGGGAATGAGGCACGCGGAAGCGGTACGGGAATAAACGGAGCCATCCTCCTGTTCGTACCTCCCGATACGCACACGCAGCACCGGGAGAGGCCGAACACGTGGATGAGAACCGAGGCGACGGAATTCGCGGCACCGCAGGCGGAACGGCCTCCGTGCCCCTCTCCGTGCTCGACCTGGTGACCGTGGGCCAGGGCCGGACAGCGACCCAGGCCCTGCGCACCGGCGTCGACATCGCGAGGCTCGCCGAGAGCCGCGGCTTCCACCGCTACTGGGTGGCGGAGCACCACTCCATGCCGGGTGTCGCCTCGTCGTCCCCGGCCGTCATCCTCGCGCACCTGGCCGCCCACACCGAGCGCATCAGGCTCGGCTCCGGCGGCGTGATGCTGCCCAACCACGCCCCCCTGGTGATCGCCGAGCAGTTCGGCACCCTGGAGGCGATGGCCCCCGGCCGCGTCGACCTCGGCCTCGGCCGTGCTCCCGGCACCGACGGCGCCACGGCAGCGGCGCTGCGCCGCACCGAGCGTCTCAACGAGGGGGCCGACGACTTCCCCCAGCAGCTCGCCGAACTGACCCGGTTCCTGGACGACGACTTCCCGGACGGGCACCCCTACGCCCGTATCCACGCGGTCCCCGGACCGGTGCAGGCCACCTCGGACGGCGGCGTCCAGTCCGCGGCCCGCCCGCCCATCTGGCTGCTGGGCTCCTCCGGCTTCAGTGCCCGGCTGGCGGGTGTCCTCGGCCTGCCCTTCGCCTTCGCCCACCACTTCTCGGCCCAGAACACGGTGCCGGCCCTCGAGCTGTACCGGGAGTCGTTCAAGCCGTCCGCGGTGCTCGACGCCCCGTACGCCCTGATCGGCGTCGCCGCCCTGGCCGCCGACGAGGAG includes these proteins:
- a CDS encoding LLM class flavin-dependent oxidoreductase; the encoded protein is MDENRGDGIRGTAGGTASVPLSVLDLVTVGQGRTATQALRTGVDIARLAESRGFHRYWVAEHHSMPGVASSSPAVILAHLAAHTERIRLGSGGVMLPNHAPLVIAEQFGTLEAMAPGRVDLGLGRAPGTDGATAAALRRTERLNEGADDFPQQLAELTRFLDDDFPDGHPYARIHAVPGPVQATSDGGVQSAARPPIWLLGSSGFSARLAGVLGLPFAFAHHFSAQNTVPALELYRESFKPSAVLDAPYALIGVAALAADEEREARRQVLTGALSMLRLRSGRPGLVPTPEEAEAYAFSPMEREFVDSWLVNIVHGTADEVRTGLDDLAKRTGADELMITANAHSGEARLRSYELIADAYGLPVLG
- a CDS encoding maleate cis-trans isomerase family protein encodes the protein MTTVGLLYPGYAAEDDFPRTEIMLDSDIRVPLFHTDIDEDSRSSDSLRGAGTPERLAAGVEELRMAGAESLIWACTGGSFAYGWDGAHEQMATLARTAGLPASSTSLAFTHAVGELGATRVAVAATYPEDVAALFADFLGAAGIEVASTRGNGIISAAEAATVDLERVKELAVAGDHPDAEVVLLPDNALHTTAHIPELEELLGKPVLTANQVAVWEGLRLADRRVWAPTLGTLFATREPPLGAAEHRGIEVRE